One Oncorhynchus keta strain PuntledgeMale-10-30-2019 chromosome 23, Oket_V2, whole genome shotgun sequence DNA segment encodes these proteins:
- the LOC118402402 gene encoding anoctamin-8-like isoform X2: MEKTVPTEEDKITKQEQISSMSSGVLDKLFGKRLSQARRYIMSHKSWLKMVPTEDCDILMTFSDTIDDHTLLWLLNHIRLGIPQAKIQIRQHQHTQGYAFCITSTFENLLRGAELLGMHKVVKPEYGGGTRRFSCEEDNIYENIESELIFFTSQERQSIIKYWLDNLRAKPGAVLHNIHFLEGQPIIPELVARGVICQVFPLHEPRILSQLMTSWVQAVCERQPLDDICDYFGVKIGMYFAWLGFYTNSMLYPAVVGFLMWILAEADQTSQDICCVVFALFNVVWATLFLERWKRREAELAHMWGTLDTPAEPLEEPRRQFRGVKRCSPITGCEELYYPPWKRTMFRWMVSLPICLLCLCFVFLAMLVCLEMQEFVMEIKELPSITRFIPKMLLAIVVTVCDEVYRKIAHWLNYMENYRLQSAYENNLIIKMVFFEFINSYLSLFYIGFYLKDMERLKETLATLLIFRQFLQNIKEVLQPYLYEHHKLGVFTPKVVWEILQAIVLKYSRLALGKSQASWTIQSLLSPKGPATLPGQTEQKKRGDLKAGYRFTEEEWDINYTLRQRKISFNEKVHVARDIALATQPEDSFLEDSPTLVEEGMDPSSVFEIVTDIVTYESSETKETSVSPPNGYDTLVCQRWKSPIPEKKATKSWIDPPDEPKSVILSQAEVESCMQTYEDTLQDYQEMFIQFGYVVLFSSAFPLAAMWALINNIIEIRSDALKLCTGLQRPFAQRVESIGQWQTAMEAMGLIAIMVNCYLIGQCGQLQRLFPWLSPEMVIISIVVLEHFAILLKYVIHVAIPDIPGWVADEMAKLEYRRREAFKKHERQAQQHSQQQLRRQLEEEELQRQVELQAEAQQESEYHKADKQHHHEKAQWKPVDKPKRPSSLLGNSNVMKLKQIFPQQGKFSSGTALTPQSPTGGEAKLAGFLSFKFRKSPELKKEPLSVTPAPGTVVAAASVNQERSQSPNRTFSPGKLFSFSRSEGAVVCANGPQLSKPGDATPQTTPNSQPIRQDLNTTPSGELLPSSESERRETNKTI; the protein is encoded by the exons atggagaagacAGTGCCCACCGAAGAGGACAAGATAACTAAGCAAGAGCAAATATCTTCAATGTCGTCAGGTGTACTGG ACAAATTGTTTGGGAAACGCCTCTCGCAGGCCAGACGGTACATCATGTCCCATAAATCCTGGCTGAAAATGGTTCCCACGGAAGACTGTGATATCCTAATGACATTCTCAG ACACCATAGATGACCACACCTTGCTATGGCTGCTGAACCATATCCGACTGGGAATCCCACAAGCTAAAATCCAGATCAGACAGCATCAACACACACAGGGATATGCGTTCTGCATTACAAGCACATTCGAGAA CTTGCTGCGTGGTGCAGAGCTGTTGGGAATGCACAAAGTGGTGAAACCAGAGTACGGAGGCGGAACACGCAGGTTTTCCTGTGAGGAAGATAACATCTATGAGAACATAGAGAGTGAATTGATCTTTTTCACCTCACAG GAGCGTCAGAGTATCATCAAGTACTGGCTGGATAACCTACGTGCCAAACCAGGGGCGGTCCTTCACAACATCCACTTCCTGGAGGGACAACCAATCA TTCCAGAACTGGTGGCCAGAGGAGTGATCTGTCAAGTGTTTCCTCTACATGAGCCACGGATCCTCAGTCAGCTGATGACATCATGGGTCCAAGCTGTCTGTGAGAGACAGCCTTTGG ATGACATCTGTGATTACTTTGGAGTGAAAATCGGCATGTACTTTGCCTGGCTGGGCTTCTACACCAACTCCATGCTGTACCCTGCCGTCGTTGGCTTCCTGATGTGGATCCTGGCAGAGGCTGACCAG ACCAGCCAGGACATCTGCTGTGTAGTGTTTGCCCTTTTCAACGTGGTTTGGGCGACGctcttcctggagagatggaAGCGGAGAGAGGCCGAGCTGGCACACATGTGGGGAACACTAGACACCCCCGCCGAGCCCCTTGAGGAGCCCCGTCGCCAGTTTCGG GGTGTGAAGCGGTGCAGTCCAATAACAGGCTGTGAGGAGTTATACTACCCACCCTGGAAGAGGACAATGTTCAGGTGGATGGTCAGCCTCCccatctgtctcctctgtctctgcttcgtcTTCTTGGCCATGCTCGTCTGTCTGGAGATGCAG GAGTTTGTGATGGAAATTAAGGAGTTACCCAGTATCACACGATTCATTCCTAAAATGTTGCTGGCCATCGTTGTGACTGTATGTGATGAGGTGTATAGGAAGATCGCCCATTGGCTCAATTATATGG AGAACTACAGACTTCAGAGTGCCTATGAGAATAATCTCATCATTAAAATGGTTTTT TTTGAGTTTATCAATTCTTACCTTAGCCTTTTCTACATCGGATTCTACCTCAAGGACATGGAGCGACTGAAGGAG ACGCTAGCCACTCTCCTGATCTTCCGCCAGTTCCTCCAGAACATCAAGGAAGTGCTCCAGCCTTATCTGTACGAGCATCACAAACTAGGAGTATTTACCCCCAAGGTCGTGTGGGAGATTCTCCAGGCCATAGTGCTCAAATACAGCCGCTTGGCTCTAGGAAAGTCCCAGGCTTCATGGACTATCCAGTCCCTGCTAAGCCCCAAAGGCCCTGCCACACTTCctggacagacagaacagaagaagagaggagatcTAAAAGCTGGCTATAGGTTTACAGAGGAAGAGTGGGACATAAATTACACACTGAGGCAACGGAAGATTAGCTTCAATGAGAAGGTGCATGTTGCCAGGGACATTGCCTTGGCGACCCAGCCAGAGGACAGCTTCTTGGAGGACAGTCCCACGTTGGTGGAGGAGGGCATGGATCCTTCCAGCGTCTTTGAGATAGTCACTGACATTGTCACCTATGAGTCCTCTGAGACCAAGGAGACTAGTGTCTCCCCACCAAATGGCTATGACACGCTAGTATGTCAGAGATGGAAGAGTCCAATTCCAGAGAAAAAGGCAACAAAGTCCTGGATTGACCCGCCTGATGAGCCCAAGTCTGTCATTCTCAGCCAAGCAGAGGTTGAGAGCTGCATGCAGACATATGAG GACACCCTGCAGGACTACCAGGAGATGTTCATCCAGTTTGGCTACGTGGTGCTCTTCTCCTCCGCCTTTCCGCTGGCTGCCATGTGGGCCCTCATCAACAACATCATCGAAATCCGGAGTGACGCCTTGAAGCTCTGCACAGGCCTCCAGAGGCCCTTTGCCCAGAGGGTGGAGAGCATTGGACAGTGGCAG ACAGCAATGGAGGCCATGGGCTTGATAGCCATTATGGTGAACTGTTATCTCATTGGCCAGTGTGGTCAGCTGCAGCGTCTCTTCCCCTGGCTGAGCCCTGAGATGGTCATCATCTCCATCGTGGTACTGGAG CATTTTGCCATCCTCCTCAAATACGTCATCCATGTGGCCATCCCTGATATCCCTGGATGGGTCGCAGACGAGATGGCCAAATTAGAGTACCGTCGAAGGGAGGCTTTCAAG AAGCACGAGCGTCAGGCCCAGCAGCACTCCCAGCAACAGCTGAGGAGGCAGCTTGAGGAGGAGGAGCTGCAGCGTCAGGTGGAGCTCCAGGCCGAGGCCCAGCAGGAAAGCGAGTACCACAAGGCTGACAAACAGCACCACCATGAGAAGGCCCAGTGGAAGCCTGTGGACAAGCCCAAGAGACCCAGCTCTCTGCTGGGCAACAGCAATGTAATGAAGCTCAAGCAGATCTTCCCCCAGCAGGGGAAGTTCTCCTCAGGCACAGCCCTCACCCCTCAGTCGCCAACCGGGGGAGAAGCCAAACTAGCAGGCTTCCTCAGCTTCAAGTTCCGGAAGTCTCCGGAGTTGAAGAAGGAGCCGTTGTCGGTAACACCAGCACCGGGGACCGTGGTGGCGGCTGCGTCCGTGAACCAGGAAAGGTCCCAGTCCCCCAACAGGACCTTCAGCCCAGGGAAGCTGTTCAGCTTTAGCAGATCAGAGGGGGCAGTGGTGTGTGCGAACGGGCCTCAGCTGTCCAAACCAGGCGATGCTACCCCCCAAACGACTCCTAACAGTCAGCCCATCAGGCAGGACCTGAATACAACTCCCTCAGGCGAGTTGTTACCCTCGTctgagagcgagaggagagaaacaAACAAGACAATCTAA
- the LOC118402402 gene encoding anoctamin-8-like isoform X1, giving the protein MEKTVPTEEDKITKQEQISSMSSGVLDKLFGKRLSQARRYIMSHKSWLKMVPTEDCDILMTFSDTIDDHTLLWLLNHIRLGIPQAKIQIRQHQHTQGYAFCITSTFENLLRGAELLGMHKVVKPEYGGGTRRFSCEEDNIYENIESELIFFTSQERQSIIKYWLDNLRAKPGAVLHNIHFLEGQPIIPELVARGVICQVFPLHEPRILSQLMTSWVQAVCERQPLDDICDYFGVKIGMYFAWLGFYTNSMLYPAVVGFLMWILAEADQTSQDICCVVFALFNVVWATLFLERWKRREAELAHMWGTLDTPAEPLEEPRRQFRGVKRCSPITGCEELYYPPWKRTMFRWMVSLPICLLCLCFVFLAMLVCLEMQEFVMEIKELPSITRFIPKMLLAIVVTVCDEVYRKIAHWLNYMENYRLQSAYENNLIIKMVFFEFINSYLSLFYIGFYLKDMERLKETLATLLIFRQFLQNIKEVLQPYLYEHHKLGVFTPKVVWEILQAIVLKYSRLALGKSQASWTIQSLLSPKGPATLPGQTEQKKRGDLKAGYRFTEEEWDINYTLRQRKISFNEKVHVARDIALATQPEDSFLEDSPTLVEEGMDPSSVFEIVTDIVTYESSETKETSVSPPNGYDTLVCQRWKSPIPEKKATKSWIDPPDEPKSVILSQAEVESCMQTYEDTLQDYQEMFIQFGYVVLFSSAFPLAAMWALINNIIEIRSDALKLCTGLQRPFAQRVESIGQWQRFHSLCVQTAMEAMGLIAIMVNCYLIGQCGQLQRLFPWLSPEMVIISIVVLEHFAILLKYVIHVAIPDIPGWVADEMAKLEYRRREAFKKHERQAQQHSQQQLRRQLEEEELQRQVELQAEAQQESEYHKADKQHHHEKAQWKPVDKPKRPSSLLGNSNVMKLKQIFPQQGKFSSGTALTPQSPTGGEAKLAGFLSFKFRKSPELKKEPLSVTPAPGTVVAAASVNQERSQSPNRTFSPGKLFSFSRSEGAVVCANGPQLSKPGDATPQTTPNSQPIRQDLNTTPSGELLPSSESERRETNKTI; this is encoded by the exons atggagaagacAGTGCCCACCGAAGAGGACAAGATAACTAAGCAAGAGCAAATATCTTCAATGTCGTCAGGTGTACTGG ACAAATTGTTTGGGAAACGCCTCTCGCAGGCCAGACGGTACATCATGTCCCATAAATCCTGGCTGAAAATGGTTCCCACGGAAGACTGTGATATCCTAATGACATTCTCAG ACACCATAGATGACCACACCTTGCTATGGCTGCTGAACCATATCCGACTGGGAATCCCACAAGCTAAAATCCAGATCAGACAGCATCAACACACACAGGGATATGCGTTCTGCATTACAAGCACATTCGAGAA CTTGCTGCGTGGTGCAGAGCTGTTGGGAATGCACAAAGTGGTGAAACCAGAGTACGGAGGCGGAACACGCAGGTTTTCCTGTGAGGAAGATAACATCTATGAGAACATAGAGAGTGAATTGATCTTTTTCACCTCACAG GAGCGTCAGAGTATCATCAAGTACTGGCTGGATAACCTACGTGCCAAACCAGGGGCGGTCCTTCACAACATCCACTTCCTGGAGGGACAACCAATCA TTCCAGAACTGGTGGCCAGAGGAGTGATCTGTCAAGTGTTTCCTCTACATGAGCCACGGATCCTCAGTCAGCTGATGACATCATGGGTCCAAGCTGTCTGTGAGAGACAGCCTTTGG ATGACATCTGTGATTACTTTGGAGTGAAAATCGGCATGTACTTTGCCTGGCTGGGCTTCTACACCAACTCCATGCTGTACCCTGCCGTCGTTGGCTTCCTGATGTGGATCCTGGCAGAGGCTGACCAG ACCAGCCAGGACATCTGCTGTGTAGTGTTTGCCCTTTTCAACGTGGTTTGGGCGACGctcttcctggagagatggaAGCGGAGAGAGGCCGAGCTGGCACACATGTGGGGAACACTAGACACCCCCGCCGAGCCCCTTGAGGAGCCCCGTCGCCAGTTTCGG GGTGTGAAGCGGTGCAGTCCAATAACAGGCTGTGAGGAGTTATACTACCCACCCTGGAAGAGGACAATGTTCAGGTGGATGGTCAGCCTCCccatctgtctcctctgtctctgcttcgtcTTCTTGGCCATGCTCGTCTGTCTGGAGATGCAG GAGTTTGTGATGGAAATTAAGGAGTTACCCAGTATCACACGATTCATTCCTAAAATGTTGCTGGCCATCGTTGTGACTGTATGTGATGAGGTGTATAGGAAGATCGCCCATTGGCTCAATTATATGG AGAACTACAGACTTCAGAGTGCCTATGAGAATAATCTCATCATTAAAATGGTTTTT TTTGAGTTTATCAATTCTTACCTTAGCCTTTTCTACATCGGATTCTACCTCAAGGACATGGAGCGACTGAAGGAG ACGCTAGCCACTCTCCTGATCTTCCGCCAGTTCCTCCAGAACATCAAGGAAGTGCTCCAGCCTTATCTGTACGAGCATCACAAACTAGGAGTATTTACCCCCAAGGTCGTGTGGGAGATTCTCCAGGCCATAGTGCTCAAATACAGCCGCTTGGCTCTAGGAAAGTCCCAGGCTTCATGGACTATCCAGTCCCTGCTAAGCCCCAAAGGCCCTGCCACACTTCctggacagacagaacagaagaagagaggagatcTAAAAGCTGGCTATAGGTTTACAGAGGAAGAGTGGGACATAAATTACACACTGAGGCAACGGAAGATTAGCTTCAATGAGAAGGTGCATGTTGCCAGGGACATTGCCTTGGCGACCCAGCCAGAGGACAGCTTCTTGGAGGACAGTCCCACGTTGGTGGAGGAGGGCATGGATCCTTCCAGCGTCTTTGAGATAGTCACTGACATTGTCACCTATGAGTCCTCTGAGACCAAGGAGACTAGTGTCTCCCCACCAAATGGCTATGACACGCTAGTATGTCAGAGATGGAAGAGTCCAATTCCAGAGAAAAAGGCAACAAAGTCCTGGATTGACCCGCCTGATGAGCCCAAGTCTGTCATTCTCAGCCAAGCAGAGGTTGAGAGCTGCATGCAGACATATGAG GACACCCTGCAGGACTACCAGGAGATGTTCATCCAGTTTGGCTACGTGGTGCTCTTCTCCTCCGCCTTTCCGCTGGCTGCCATGTGGGCCCTCATCAACAACATCATCGAAATCCGGAGTGACGCCTTGAAGCTCTGCACAGGCCTCCAGAGGCCCTTTGCCCAGAGGGTGGAGAGCATTGGACAGTGGCAG AGatttcactctctctgtgtgcagACAGCAATGGAGGCCATGGGCTTGATAGCCATTATGGTGAACTGTTATCTCATTGGCCAGTGTGGTCAGCTGCAGCGTCTCTTCCCCTGGCTGAGCCCTGAGATGGTCATCATCTCCATCGTGGTACTGGAG CATTTTGCCATCCTCCTCAAATACGTCATCCATGTGGCCATCCCTGATATCCCTGGATGGGTCGCAGACGAGATGGCCAAATTAGAGTACCGTCGAAGGGAGGCTTTCAAG AAGCACGAGCGTCAGGCCCAGCAGCACTCCCAGCAACAGCTGAGGAGGCAGCTTGAGGAGGAGGAGCTGCAGCGTCAGGTGGAGCTCCAGGCCGAGGCCCAGCAGGAAAGCGAGTACCACAAGGCTGACAAACAGCACCACCATGAGAAGGCCCAGTGGAAGCCTGTGGACAAGCCCAAGAGACCCAGCTCTCTGCTGGGCAACAGCAATGTAATGAAGCTCAAGCAGATCTTCCCCCAGCAGGGGAAGTTCTCCTCAGGCACAGCCCTCACCCCTCAGTCGCCAACCGGGGGAGAAGCCAAACTAGCAGGCTTCCTCAGCTTCAAGTTCCGGAAGTCTCCGGAGTTGAAGAAGGAGCCGTTGTCGGTAACACCAGCACCGGGGACCGTGGTGGCGGCTGCGTCCGTGAACCAGGAAAGGTCCCAGTCCCCCAACAGGACCTTCAGCCCAGGGAAGCTGTTCAGCTTTAGCAGATCAGAGGGGGCAGTGGTGTGTGCGAACGGGCCTCAGCTGTCCAAACCAGGCGATGCTACCCCCCAAACGACTCCTAACAGTCAGCCCATCAGGCAGGACCTGAATACAACTCCCTCAGGCGAGTTGTTACCCTCGTctgagagcgagaggagagaaacaAACAAGACAATCTAA
- the LOC118402402 gene encoding anoctamin-8-like isoform X4 — MEKTVPTEEDKITKQEQISSMSSGVLDKLFGKRLSQARRYIMSHKSWLKMVPTEDCDILMTFSDTIDDHTLLWLLNHIRLGIPQAKIQIRQHQHTQGYAFCITSTFENLLRGAELLGMHKVVKPEYGGGTRRFSCEEDNIYENIESELIFFTSQERQSIIKYWLDNLRAKPGAVLHNIHFLEGQPIIPELVARGVICQVFPLHEPRILSQLMTSWVQAVCERQPLDDICDYFGVKIGMYFAWLGFYTNSMLYPAVVGFLMWILAEADQTSQDICCVVFALFNVVWATLFLERWKRREAELAHMWGTLDTPAEPLEEPRRQFRGVKRCSPITGCEELYYPPWKRTMFRWMVSLPICLLCLCFVFLAMLVCLEMQEFVMEIKELPSITRFIPKMLLAIVVTVCDEVYRKIAHWLNYMENYRLQSAYENNLIIKMVFFEFINSYLSLFYIGFYLKDMERLKETLATLLIFRQFLQNIKEVLQPYLYEHHKLGVFTPKVVWEILQAIVLKYSRLALGKSQASWTIQSLLSPKGPATLPGQTEQKKRGDLKAGYRFTEEEWDINYTLRQRKISFNEKVHVARDIALATQPEDSFLEDSPTLVEEGMDPSSVFEIVTDIVTYESSETKETSVSPPNGYDTLVCQRWKSPIPEKKATKSWIDPPDEPKSVILSQAEVESCMQTYEDTLQDYQEMFIQFGYVVLFSSAFPLAAMWALINNIIEIRSDALKLCTGLQRPFAQRVESIGQWQHFAILLKYVIHVAIPDIPGWVADEMAKLEYRRREAFKKHERQAQQHSQQQLRRQLEEEELQRQVELQAEAQQESEYHKADKQHHHEKAQWKPVDKPKRPSSLLGNSNVMKLKQIFPQQGKFSSGTALTPQSPTGGEAKLAGFLSFKFRKSPELKKEPLSVTPAPGTVVAAASVNQERSQSPNRTFSPGKLFSFSRSEGAVVCANGPQLSKPGDATPQTTPNSQPIRQDLNTTPSGELLPSSESERRETNKTI; from the exons atggagaagacAGTGCCCACCGAAGAGGACAAGATAACTAAGCAAGAGCAAATATCTTCAATGTCGTCAGGTGTACTGG ACAAATTGTTTGGGAAACGCCTCTCGCAGGCCAGACGGTACATCATGTCCCATAAATCCTGGCTGAAAATGGTTCCCACGGAAGACTGTGATATCCTAATGACATTCTCAG ACACCATAGATGACCACACCTTGCTATGGCTGCTGAACCATATCCGACTGGGAATCCCACAAGCTAAAATCCAGATCAGACAGCATCAACACACACAGGGATATGCGTTCTGCATTACAAGCACATTCGAGAA CTTGCTGCGTGGTGCAGAGCTGTTGGGAATGCACAAAGTGGTGAAACCAGAGTACGGAGGCGGAACACGCAGGTTTTCCTGTGAGGAAGATAACATCTATGAGAACATAGAGAGTGAATTGATCTTTTTCACCTCACAG GAGCGTCAGAGTATCATCAAGTACTGGCTGGATAACCTACGTGCCAAACCAGGGGCGGTCCTTCACAACATCCACTTCCTGGAGGGACAACCAATCA TTCCAGAACTGGTGGCCAGAGGAGTGATCTGTCAAGTGTTTCCTCTACATGAGCCACGGATCCTCAGTCAGCTGATGACATCATGGGTCCAAGCTGTCTGTGAGAGACAGCCTTTGG ATGACATCTGTGATTACTTTGGAGTGAAAATCGGCATGTACTTTGCCTGGCTGGGCTTCTACACCAACTCCATGCTGTACCCTGCCGTCGTTGGCTTCCTGATGTGGATCCTGGCAGAGGCTGACCAG ACCAGCCAGGACATCTGCTGTGTAGTGTTTGCCCTTTTCAACGTGGTTTGGGCGACGctcttcctggagagatggaAGCGGAGAGAGGCCGAGCTGGCACACATGTGGGGAACACTAGACACCCCCGCCGAGCCCCTTGAGGAGCCCCGTCGCCAGTTTCGG GGTGTGAAGCGGTGCAGTCCAATAACAGGCTGTGAGGAGTTATACTACCCACCCTGGAAGAGGACAATGTTCAGGTGGATGGTCAGCCTCCccatctgtctcctctgtctctgcttcgtcTTCTTGGCCATGCTCGTCTGTCTGGAGATGCAG GAGTTTGTGATGGAAATTAAGGAGTTACCCAGTATCACACGATTCATTCCTAAAATGTTGCTGGCCATCGTTGTGACTGTATGTGATGAGGTGTATAGGAAGATCGCCCATTGGCTCAATTATATGG AGAACTACAGACTTCAGAGTGCCTATGAGAATAATCTCATCATTAAAATGGTTTTT TTTGAGTTTATCAATTCTTACCTTAGCCTTTTCTACATCGGATTCTACCTCAAGGACATGGAGCGACTGAAGGAG ACGCTAGCCACTCTCCTGATCTTCCGCCAGTTCCTCCAGAACATCAAGGAAGTGCTCCAGCCTTATCTGTACGAGCATCACAAACTAGGAGTATTTACCCCCAAGGTCGTGTGGGAGATTCTCCAGGCCATAGTGCTCAAATACAGCCGCTTGGCTCTAGGAAAGTCCCAGGCTTCATGGACTATCCAGTCCCTGCTAAGCCCCAAAGGCCCTGCCACACTTCctggacagacagaacagaagaagagaggagatcTAAAAGCTGGCTATAGGTTTACAGAGGAAGAGTGGGACATAAATTACACACTGAGGCAACGGAAGATTAGCTTCAATGAGAAGGTGCATGTTGCCAGGGACATTGCCTTGGCGACCCAGCCAGAGGACAGCTTCTTGGAGGACAGTCCCACGTTGGTGGAGGAGGGCATGGATCCTTCCAGCGTCTTTGAGATAGTCACTGACATTGTCACCTATGAGTCCTCTGAGACCAAGGAGACTAGTGTCTCCCCACCAAATGGCTATGACACGCTAGTATGTCAGAGATGGAAGAGTCCAATTCCAGAGAAAAAGGCAACAAAGTCCTGGATTGACCCGCCTGATGAGCCCAAGTCTGTCATTCTCAGCCAAGCAGAGGTTGAGAGCTGCATGCAGACATATGAG GACACCCTGCAGGACTACCAGGAGATGTTCATCCAGTTTGGCTACGTGGTGCTCTTCTCCTCCGCCTTTCCGCTGGCTGCCATGTGGGCCCTCATCAACAACATCATCGAAATCCGGAGTGACGCCTTGAAGCTCTGCACAGGCCTCCAGAGGCCCTTTGCCCAGAGGGTGGAGAGCATTGGACAGTGGCAG CATTTTGCCATCCTCCTCAAATACGTCATCCATGTGGCCATCCCTGATATCCCTGGATGGGTCGCAGACGAGATGGCCAAATTAGAGTACCGTCGAAGGGAGGCTTTCAAG AAGCACGAGCGTCAGGCCCAGCAGCACTCCCAGCAACAGCTGAGGAGGCAGCTTGAGGAGGAGGAGCTGCAGCGTCAGGTGGAGCTCCAGGCCGAGGCCCAGCAGGAAAGCGAGTACCACAAGGCTGACAAACAGCACCACCATGAGAAGGCCCAGTGGAAGCCTGTGGACAAGCCCAAGAGACCCAGCTCTCTGCTGGGCAACAGCAATGTAATGAAGCTCAAGCAGATCTTCCCCCAGCAGGGGAAGTTCTCCTCAGGCACAGCCCTCACCCCTCAGTCGCCAACCGGGGGAGAAGCCAAACTAGCAGGCTTCCTCAGCTTCAAGTTCCGGAAGTCTCCGGAGTTGAAGAAGGAGCCGTTGTCGGTAACACCAGCACCGGGGACCGTGGTGGCGGCTGCGTCCGTGAACCAGGAAAGGTCCCAGTCCCCCAACAGGACCTTCAGCCCAGGGAAGCTGTTCAGCTTTAGCAGATCAGAGGGGGCAGTGGTGTGTGCGAACGGGCCTCAGCTGTCCAAACCAGGCGATGCTACCCCCCAAACGACTCCTAACAGTCAGCCCATCAGGCAGGACCTGAATACAACTCCCTCAGGCGAGTTGTTACCCTCGTctgagagcgagaggagagaaacaAACAAGACAATCTAA